One window of the Magnolia sinica isolate HGM2019 chromosome 19, MsV1, whole genome shotgun sequence genome contains the following:
- the LOC131234428 gene encoding proline-rich receptor-like protein kinase PERK9 isoform X1: MSASSPSPTSSPSVVPPPLATPQPPSSLSPPQSQPTPSSNQPLPSNSSNPSPSLPAKSPPPSSSSSPPISLSTPPPPRPASTPPASPPVQSSPPPLVLSPPPIPASPPPASPPVSASPPPPTRSPAPPPANPPPVVSPPPSSPPPPPRTVSPSPPLISPPPQAVSPSPPLISPPPQAVSPSPPLISPPPQAVSPSPPLISPPPQAVSPSPPLISPPPVTIPPPSPANSPPPPSAKPPKNSSPPSVLPSPAPSSSHLTPPPTLRNEPQPVPPPPTPPGNSSARGTPPTLPLPPPIMPGNADTPVSRTPTKSSNNPDVSGVPGNANSSRSGGINTGAAVAIGLGVGFIVLSVIGLAVWLVTRRNKKVAGFGGGYVNATPLRSSYKSESPHSKPPSSAPLVGNGSSSSGLPYSPPEPDGLGNSRSWFTFEELIEATNGFSEQNLLGEGGFGSVYKGSLPDGREVAVKQLKVGGGQGDREFRAEVEIISRVHHRHLVSLVGYCISEHQRLLVYEYVPNNTLYYHLHVHMDFAGQGSPAMEWATRLKVAAGAARGIAYLHEDCHPRIIHRDIKSSNILLDNNFDAQVSDFGLAKLALDSFTHVTTRVMGTFGYLAPEYASSGKLTEKSDVYSFGVVLLELVTGRKPVDTSQPLGDESLVEWARPLLCHALDNGDFEGLVDPRLEKNYIESEMFRMIEAAAACVRHSATKRPRMGQVVRALDGISESGNLSNGLTPGQSELFISAQHSAEIRLFQRMAFGGEDFSTDFSQTSWRTEREL, translated from the exons ATGTCtgcttcatctccttctcctaCATCTTCTCCTTCAGTAGTTCCACCCCCTTTGGCTACTCCACAACCACCTTCCTCGCTTTCTCCTCCACAATCTCAACCCACTCCGAGTTCCAATCAACCTTTGCCTTCAAATTCTTCCAATCCTTCCCCATCACTGCCCGCTAAATCCCCTCCCCCCTCCTCGTCTTCTTCACCACCAATCTCTCTATCCACCCCACCTCCTCCTCGTCCCGCTTCAACTCCTCCAGCTTCTCCACCTGTACAGTCCTCGCCTCCACCTCTTGTTCTTTCCCCGCCTCCAATTCCAGCTTCACCCCCTCCTGCATCTCCTCCAGTTTCAGCTTCCCCACCGCCTCCAACACGATCGCCCGCTCCACCTCCTGCCAATCCCCCTCCTGTAGTTTCCCCCCCTCCCTCATCACCTCCTCCACCTCCTCGAACAGTCTCACCTTCACCACCACTTATCTCACCTCCTCCTCAAGCAGTCTCACCTTCACCACCACTTATCTCACCTCCTCCTCAAGCGGTCTCACCTTCACCACCACTTATCTCACCTCCTCCTCAAGCGGTCTCACCTTCACCACCACTTATCTCACCTCCTCCTCAAGCGGTCTCACCTTCACCACCACTTATCTCACCCCCTCCTGTCACCATTCCTCCACCATCACCCGCCAATTCTCCACCTCCGCCTTCAGCAAAGCCACCCAAAAATTCATCTCCACCTTCTGTCCTACCATCCCCTGCCCCTTCTAGTTCTCATTTAACACCTCCGCCTACACTCAGAAATGAACCACAGCCTGTGCCTCCTCCTCCTACTCCTCCAGGCAATTCTTCTGCTCGCGGAACTCCTCCAACTCTACCCTTACCCCCGCCCATCATGCCAGGGAATGCCGATACTCCAGTTAGTCGTACTCCCACAAAATCATCCAATAACCCAGATGTTAGTGGAGTGCCAGGAAATGCAAATTCCTCGAGGAGTGGTGGGATTAATACAGGAGCTGCTGTGGCAATTGGTTTGGGAGTAGGTTTTATTGTGCTTAGTGTCATTGGTTTAGCTGTATGGTTGGTCACGAGGAGAAATAAAAAGGTGGCTGGATTCGGTGGTGGCTATGTTAACGCTACACCACTCCGCTCTTCCTATAAGTCag AGTCGCCACATTCAAAGCCTCCTTCTTCAGCTCCTCTTGTAGGAAATGGCTCCAGCAGCAGTGGATTACCATATTCACCACCTGAGCCAGATGGATTAGGCAATTCAAGATCGTGGTTCACATTTGAAGAGCTAATAGAGGCCACAAATGGGTTTTCAGAGCAGAATCTTTTGGGTGAAGGTGGATTTGGTTCTGTATATAAAGGTTCCCTGCCAGATGGAAGAGAAGTGGCTGTGAAACAGCTAAAAGTTGGTGGCGGGCAGGGAGACCGAGAGTTCAGAGCAGAAGTAGAGATTATTAGTCGCGTGCACCATCGCCATTTGGTTTCGCTAGTGGGATACTGCATATCTGAGCATCAAAGATTGCTTGTTTATGAGTACGTCCCAAACAACACGCTTTATTATCATCTTCAtg TGCATATGGATTTTGCAGGGCAAGGAAGTCCAGCTATGGAGTGGGCCACCCGGCTTAAGGTTGCTGCTGGTGCAGCTCGTGGAATAGCATACCTACATGAAGACT GCCATCCTCGAATTATACACAGGGATATAAAGTCATCAAACATTCTTTTAGATAACAATTTTGATGCTCAG GTTTCAGATTTCGGGCTTGCAAAGTTAGCTTTGGATTCTTTCACACATGTAACTACACGAGTAATGGGAACCTTTGG GTATTTGGCTCCGGAGTATGCATCAAGTGGAAAGTTGACTGAAAAATCTGACGTTTACTCTTTTGGGGTTGTGCTTTTGGAACTGGTTACTGGGCGCAAGCCTGTCGATACATCTCAACCCTTGGGAGATGAAAGTCTGGTTGAATGG GCTCGACCATTGCTGTGTCATGCACTTGATAATGGAGACTTTGAAGGTTTAGTTGATCCAAGGCTTGAAAAGAACTACATTGAAAGTGAGATGTTTCGGATGATTGAGGCAGCTGCCGCATGCGTGAGGCATTCAGCCACAAAGAGACCGAGAATGGGTCAG GTGGTGAGAGCTCTGGATGGTATATCGGAATCTGGGAATCTGAGCAACGGCCTCACACCAGGTCAAAGCGAACTGTTTATTTCAGCACAACACTCGGCAGAAATCAGATTGTTCCAGAGGATGGCATTTGGGGGTGAGGATTTCAGCACCGATTTCAGCCAGACTAGCTGGAGAACTGAGAGGGAATTGTAA
- the LOC131234428 gene encoding proline-rich receptor-like protein kinase PERK10 isoform X3 has product MSASSPSPTSSPSVVPPPLATPQPPSSLSPPQSQPTPSSNQPLPSNSSNPSPSLPAKSPPPSSSSSPPISLSTPPPPRPASTPPASPPVQSSPPPLVLSPPPIPASPPPASPPVSASPPPPTRSPAPPPANPPPVVSPPPSSPPPPPRTVSPSPPLISPPPQAVSPSPPLISPPPQAVSPSPPLISPPPQAVSPSPPLISPPPQAVSPSPPLISPPPVTIPPPSPANSPPPPSAKPPKNSSPPSVLPSPAPSSSHLTPPPTLRNEPQPVPPPPTPPGNSSARGTPPTLPLPPPIMPGNADTPVSRTPTKSSNNPDVSGVPGNANSSRSGGINTGAAVAIGLGVGFIVLSVIGLAVWLVTRRNKKVAGFGGGYVNATPLRSSYKSESPHSKPPSSAPLVGNGSSSSGLPYSPPEPDGLGNSRSWFTFEELIEATNGFSEQNLLGEGGFGSVYKGSLPDGREVAVKQLKVGGGQGDREFRAEVEIISRVHHRHLVSLVGYCISEHQRLLVYEYVPNNTLYYHLHVHMDFAGQGSPAMEWATRLKVAAGAARGIAYLHEDCHPRIIHRDIKSSNILLDNNFDAQVSDFGLAKLALDSFTHVTTRVMGTFGYLAPEYASSGKLTEKSDVYSFGVVLLELVTGRKPVDTSQPLGDESLVEWGEHFPHPIIPHFD; this is encoded by the exons ATGTCtgcttcatctccttctcctaCATCTTCTCCTTCAGTAGTTCCACCCCCTTTGGCTACTCCACAACCACCTTCCTCGCTTTCTCCTCCACAATCTCAACCCACTCCGAGTTCCAATCAACCTTTGCCTTCAAATTCTTCCAATCCTTCCCCATCACTGCCCGCTAAATCCCCTCCCCCCTCCTCGTCTTCTTCACCACCAATCTCTCTATCCACCCCACCTCCTCCTCGTCCCGCTTCAACTCCTCCAGCTTCTCCACCTGTACAGTCCTCGCCTCCACCTCTTGTTCTTTCCCCGCCTCCAATTCCAGCTTCACCCCCTCCTGCATCTCCTCCAGTTTCAGCTTCCCCACCGCCTCCAACACGATCGCCCGCTCCACCTCCTGCCAATCCCCCTCCTGTAGTTTCCCCCCCTCCCTCATCACCTCCTCCACCTCCTCGAACAGTCTCACCTTCACCACCACTTATCTCACCTCCTCCTCAAGCAGTCTCACCTTCACCACCACTTATCTCACCTCCTCCTCAAGCGGTCTCACCTTCACCACCACTTATCTCACCTCCTCCTCAAGCGGTCTCACCTTCACCACCACTTATCTCACCTCCTCCTCAAGCGGTCTCACCTTCACCACCACTTATCTCACCCCCTCCTGTCACCATTCCTCCACCATCACCCGCCAATTCTCCACCTCCGCCTTCAGCAAAGCCACCCAAAAATTCATCTCCACCTTCTGTCCTACCATCCCCTGCCCCTTCTAGTTCTCATTTAACACCTCCGCCTACACTCAGAAATGAACCACAGCCTGTGCCTCCTCCTCCTACTCCTCCAGGCAATTCTTCTGCTCGCGGAACTCCTCCAACTCTACCCTTACCCCCGCCCATCATGCCAGGGAATGCCGATACTCCAGTTAGTCGTACTCCCACAAAATCATCCAATAACCCAGATGTTAGTGGAGTGCCAGGAAATGCAAATTCCTCGAGGAGTGGTGGGATTAATACAGGAGCTGCTGTGGCAATTGGTTTGGGAGTAGGTTTTATTGTGCTTAGTGTCATTGGTTTAGCTGTATGGTTGGTCACGAGGAGAAATAAAAAGGTGGCTGGATTCGGTGGTGGCTATGTTAACGCTACACCACTCCGCTCTTCCTATAAGTCag AGTCGCCACATTCAAAGCCTCCTTCTTCAGCTCCTCTTGTAGGAAATGGCTCCAGCAGCAGTGGATTACCATATTCACCACCTGAGCCAGATGGATTAGGCAATTCAAGATCGTGGTTCACATTTGAAGAGCTAATAGAGGCCACAAATGGGTTTTCAGAGCAGAATCTTTTGGGTGAAGGTGGATTTGGTTCTGTATATAAAGGTTCCCTGCCAGATGGAAGAGAAGTGGCTGTGAAACAGCTAAAAGTTGGTGGCGGGCAGGGAGACCGAGAGTTCAGAGCAGAAGTAGAGATTATTAGTCGCGTGCACCATCGCCATTTGGTTTCGCTAGTGGGATACTGCATATCTGAGCATCAAAGATTGCTTGTTTATGAGTACGTCCCAAACAACACGCTTTATTATCATCTTCAtg TGCATATGGATTTTGCAGGGCAAGGAAGTCCAGCTATGGAGTGGGCCACCCGGCTTAAGGTTGCTGCTGGTGCAGCTCGTGGAATAGCATACCTACATGAAGACT GCCATCCTCGAATTATACACAGGGATATAAAGTCATCAAACATTCTTTTAGATAACAATTTTGATGCTCAG GTTTCAGATTTCGGGCTTGCAAAGTTAGCTTTGGATTCTTTCACACATGTAACTACACGAGTAATGGGAACCTTTGG GTATTTGGCTCCGGAGTATGCATCAAGTGGAAAGTTGACTGAAAAATCTGACGTTTACTCTTTTGGGGTTGTGCTTTTGGAACTGGTTACTGGGCGCAAGCCTGTCGATACATCTCAACCCTTGGGAGATGAAAGTCTGGTTGAATGG GGAGAGCATTTCCCACACCCTATCATTCCCCACTTTGATTAA
- the LOC131234428 gene encoding proline-rich receptor-like protein kinase PERK9 isoform X2, with product MSASSPSPTSSPSVVPPPLATPQPPSSLSPPQSQPTPSSNQPLPSNSSNPSPSLPAKSPPPSSSSSPPISLSTPPPPRPASTPPASPPVQSSPPPLVLSPPPIPASPPPASPPVSASPPPPTRSPAPPPANPPPVVSPPPSSPPPPPRTVSPSPPLISPPPQAVSPSPPLISPPPQAVSPSPPLISPPPQAVSPSPPLISPPPQAVSPSPPLISPPPVTIPPPSPANSPPPPSAKPPKNSSPPSVLPSPAPSSSHLTPPPTLRNEPQPVPPPPTPPGNSSARGTPPTLPLPPPIMPGNADTPVSRTPTKSSNNPDVSGVPGNANSSRSGGINTGAAVAIGLGVGFIVLSVIGLAVWLVTRRNKKVAGFGGGYVNATPLRSSYKSESPHSKPPSSAPLVGNGSSSSGLPYSPPEPDGLGNSRSWFTFEELIEATNGFSEQNLLGEGGFGSVYKGSLPDGREVAVKQLKVGGGQGDREFRAEVEIISRVHHRHLVSLVGYCISEHQRLLVYEYVPNNTLYYHLHGQGSPAMEWATRLKVAAGAARGIAYLHEDCHPRIIHRDIKSSNILLDNNFDAQVSDFGLAKLALDSFTHVTTRVMGTFGYLAPEYASSGKLTEKSDVYSFGVVLLELVTGRKPVDTSQPLGDESLVEWARPLLCHALDNGDFEGLVDPRLEKNYIESEMFRMIEAAAACVRHSATKRPRMGQVVRALDGISESGNLSNGLTPGQSELFISAQHSAEIRLFQRMAFGGEDFSTDFSQTSWRTEREL from the exons ATGTCtgcttcatctccttctcctaCATCTTCTCCTTCAGTAGTTCCACCCCCTTTGGCTACTCCACAACCACCTTCCTCGCTTTCTCCTCCACAATCTCAACCCACTCCGAGTTCCAATCAACCTTTGCCTTCAAATTCTTCCAATCCTTCCCCATCACTGCCCGCTAAATCCCCTCCCCCCTCCTCGTCTTCTTCACCACCAATCTCTCTATCCACCCCACCTCCTCCTCGTCCCGCTTCAACTCCTCCAGCTTCTCCACCTGTACAGTCCTCGCCTCCACCTCTTGTTCTTTCCCCGCCTCCAATTCCAGCTTCACCCCCTCCTGCATCTCCTCCAGTTTCAGCTTCCCCACCGCCTCCAACACGATCGCCCGCTCCACCTCCTGCCAATCCCCCTCCTGTAGTTTCCCCCCCTCCCTCATCACCTCCTCCACCTCCTCGAACAGTCTCACCTTCACCACCACTTATCTCACCTCCTCCTCAAGCAGTCTCACCTTCACCACCACTTATCTCACCTCCTCCTCAAGCGGTCTCACCTTCACCACCACTTATCTCACCTCCTCCTCAAGCGGTCTCACCTTCACCACCACTTATCTCACCTCCTCCTCAAGCGGTCTCACCTTCACCACCACTTATCTCACCCCCTCCTGTCACCATTCCTCCACCATCACCCGCCAATTCTCCACCTCCGCCTTCAGCAAAGCCACCCAAAAATTCATCTCCACCTTCTGTCCTACCATCCCCTGCCCCTTCTAGTTCTCATTTAACACCTCCGCCTACACTCAGAAATGAACCACAGCCTGTGCCTCCTCCTCCTACTCCTCCAGGCAATTCTTCTGCTCGCGGAACTCCTCCAACTCTACCCTTACCCCCGCCCATCATGCCAGGGAATGCCGATACTCCAGTTAGTCGTACTCCCACAAAATCATCCAATAACCCAGATGTTAGTGGAGTGCCAGGAAATGCAAATTCCTCGAGGAGTGGTGGGATTAATACAGGAGCTGCTGTGGCAATTGGTTTGGGAGTAGGTTTTATTGTGCTTAGTGTCATTGGTTTAGCTGTATGGTTGGTCACGAGGAGAAATAAAAAGGTGGCTGGATTCGGTGGTGGCTATGTTAACGCTACACCACTCCGCTCTTCCTATAAGTCag AGTCGCCACATTCAAAGCCTCCTTCTTCAGCTCCTCTTGTAGGAAATGGCTCCAGCAGCAGTGGATTACCATATTCACCACCTGAGCCAGATGGATTAGGCAATTCAAGATCGTGGTTCACATTTGAAGAGCTAATAGAGGCCACAAATGGGTTTTCAGAGCAGAATCTTTTGGGTGAAGGTGGATTTGGTTCTGTATATAAAGGTTCCCTGCCAGATGGAAGAGAAGTGGCTGTGAAACAGCTAAAAGTTGGTGGCGGGCAGGGAGACCGAGAGTTCAGAGCAGAAGTAGAGATTATTAGTCGCGTGCACCATCGCCATTTGGTTTCGCTAGTGGGATACTGCATATCTGAGCATCAAAGATTGCTTGTTTATGAGTACGTCCCAAACAACACGCTTTATTATCATCTTCAtg GGCAAGGAAGTCCAGCTATGGAGTGGGCCACCCGGCTTAAGGTTGCTGCTGGTGCAGCTCGTGGAATAGCATACCTACATGAAGACT GCCATCCTCGAATTATACACAGGGATATAAAGTCATCAAACATTCTTTTAGATAACAATTTTGATGCTCAG GTTTCAGATTTCGGGCTTGCAAAGTTAGCTTTGGATTCTTTCACACATGTAACTACACGAGTAATGGGAACCTTTGG GTATTTGGCTCCGGAGTATGCATCAAGTGGAAAGTTGACTGAAAAATCTGACGTTTACTCTTTTGGGGTTGTGCTTTTGGAACTGGTTACTGGGCGCAAGCCTGTCGATACATCTCAACCCTTGGGAGATGAAAGTCTGGTTGAATGG GCTCGACCATTGCTGTGTCATGCACTTGATAATGGAGACTTTGAAGGTTTAGTTGATCCAAGGCTTGAAAAGAACTACATTGAAAGTGAGATGTTTCGGATGATTGAGGCAGCTGCCGCATGCGTGAGGCATTCAGCCACAAAGAGACCGAGAATGGGTCAG GTGGTGAGAGCTCTGGATGGTATATCGGAATCTGGGAATCTGAGCAACGGCCTCACACCAGGTCAAAGCGAACTGTTTATTTCAGCACAACACTCGGCAGAAATCAGATTGTTCCAGAGGATGGCATTTGGGGGTGAGGATTTCAGCACCGATTTCAGCCAGACTAGCTGGAGAACTGAGAGGGAATTGTAA
- the LOC131235114 gene encoding uncharacterized protein LOC131235114, translating into MGSMNGGDSMMTTKQPTWYKSHTTPFEVFSIMLHVATFPCLPKKRRVLLLEETSLTPSSNTFSITNAVIIFTVKTSIGLYGVFARHQMMNQSKSPFRRELHLTGFRNRSFWTENGRRTYNLKKVGHLSVIMEDLSPLAADCVVICCCGPCLIMQITVLLFLRLPYKLARKSKELVLKKLHKREKVVEITRAGESWRQDYLEIEIECGGPFDSCRGHMCGVMDVDDVRFGLPECGYKCAILEADKVWEELSDIGEFGFGSFWRRKEQIQRWPHLV; encoded by the coding sequence ATGGGCTCAATGAACGGTGGAGATTCCATGATGACCACAAAGCAACCCACATGGTACAAGTCACACACTACCCCATTTGAAGTTTTCTCCATCATGCTTCATGTTGCAACTTTCCCATGCCTTCCCAAGAAAAGAAGAGTTCTCTTACTTGAAGAAACGTCTCTCACAccttcatcaaacaccttctccATCACCAATGCCGTCATCATCTTCACCGTTAAAACTTCAATCGGACTTTATGGGGTTTTTGCCAGACATCAGATGATGAATCAATCCAAATCACCATTCCGACGGGAGCTCCATTTGACCGGTTTTAGAAACCGTTCATTTTGGACGGAAAACGGGCGGCGAACGTACAACCTGAAGAAAGTGGGCCATTTATCCGTCATCATGGAGGATTTGAGTCCACTCGCTGCGGATTGCGTGGTCATATGTTGTTGTGGGCCATGTTTGATCATGCAAATCACTGTTCTTCTATTCCTAAGACTTCCTTACAAATTAGCAAGGAAGTCCAAGGAACTTGTGCTGAAGAAACTTCACAAGCGAGAGAAAGTGGTTGAGATCACACGAGCAGGTGAATCATGGAGACAAGATTACTTAGAAATTGAAATCGAATGCGGTGGGCCTTTCGACTCCTGCCGTGGTCACATGTGTGGTGTGATGGACGTTGATGATGTGCGGTTCGGATTACCGGAATGCGGCTACAAGTGTGCAATATTGGAGGCTGATAAGGTGTGGGAGGAATTATCCGATATTGGTGAATTTGGGTTCGGTAGCTTCTGGCGTAGGAAGGAACAGATCCAAAGGTGGCCCCACTTAgtatga